In the genome of Leopardus geoffroyi isolate Oge1 chromosome B1, O.geoffroyi_Oge1_pat1.0, whole genome shotgun sequence, the window CTATACCAGCTCCAGGGAAGTCTatggaaaaagtatttttaagattgGAAAAGGTACGTGACATACAGAAAATGTATTGGGATTCCATaatcattattactttttaaattatgcatttgATTAAGGAGTAAAAAGAAATCTGAGTGACTACGGTTTAGCTGATAGGGCTGAATGAGCTGGGTGAGCTCGAATCACCTTGAGGGACTCCAAAAATGAGTATATTTTGTGTGGGGGTGTGAGGTTCCTTCAAAATGTTCATATTAGAGTCTagggagggtggggtgaggggcattgGAGGACAAGAAAGGACAGAAGGACATAAAACTGAATATTAGAAATACAAGTTATaagcaaaagtaataaatatgcaaTATTAAGTGTCCTTATTTCTGAATCAGCAATTGAGTATACTTGGCAATCGGCCTGTAGCTCTGCTTTACTGATCTAATGAAAATTATCAGTGACCTTAAAATGCTTATTTCTGCACAGATTACCTCCATGTTAGGGGTGTTGTAAATGGAATAGATTCTCTCAAGATTCTCCCTCCTAACTGAGCTACACAATGTGTTGGGCTTTACTTCCTTTATTAAAAAGCCAGTAAGTTACTATGGTGGACCATGGAAATGATTTACTAATTATTTCATAACAGAAATTACAAGCAGTTCTCATTTTCATCAGAATGCTGCCTGGTtgtaaaaaaatagtaaacaaaaacagaaatctttAACATTATTCATGTTTCATAGGGGACAAACAGGAAGTCAGGAATGATAATTTTTTGCAGATGCCACTTGTGTAttcatggggtggggaggtggagaagTATGGGATGTTATTTAAAAGGCAGGAAGGATCTGTTTCTTCCACTCTTCTGTTCCTACTTGTCCTCCAACAGTGATTAATTTTTCAATACTGCTGCTAGCCTTGTTAATGAAGTCAGAAACATCAGCACCCATTGCTAAATGGACTCACCTACCACATTGATGAGTTAACATATTCCTCCTAAACATGGTTTACATTATCTTCAtgcattttgtttttcccccctcattttcCTACAATTAttgcttcctcctctcttctttatCTATATTaaacttctctctcctctcccattgCAAACTACCAACATTCTTTCAATCTTCCTCTATCACTGTGTTGTCTACACTAACGTGGAGAACTCCTTCGTGTTTTAGCCACTATGAATGAGGGGTAAGTAAACCAAAGGTAATACCTGCAATAACCCTGGCCAAGTAAGATGCCTTACGCTGGGTGAGTATAGAAGTCTAACTGCTTATGCTGACCCTTTGTTTACCCACAGACATGACAGACTCTAACAAGATGATCATCAACTTGGCCCTCTTTGGCATGACTCAGAGTGGAAAAAGCTCTGCTGGGAACATTCTTTTGGGAAGCACTGACTTCCACAGCAGCTTTTCTCCATGTTCTGTGACCAAAGATTGCTGTCTGGGCCGCAGTTGTCACCTCTGTGGCTTCATGCGTCGAGGGGGGCAAGAGATAACCCTGCAGATCCAGGTGTTGGACACTCCAGGTTATCCACACAGCAGACTGACCAAGAAGCATGTGAAACAGGAGGTCAAGGAGGCCCTGGCACATCACTTTGGGCAAGAGGGTCTCCATCTTGCACTGCTGGTCCAGAGAGCAGACATGCCTCTTTGTGGACAGGAAGTATCTGACTTAGTCCAGATGATTCAGGTAATACAAAATAGGCAATTACACTAATGCCATTATTCCTATTTGAAGGACAATTATCCTAACAGGAAAGAACTATGACAATTTGATTAAAAGAGTAGTTTAAAGCAAGTTTAAAACAAGTGCTAGTCACATAGAAATGGTAAAAATTACTTGATCTTTCCCACCAAGAACCATTTTTACAATTTCCTTTAGAGGAATTCGGTTGGTAATTTTGCAGCTGGGCCATAGGACTCTACCCACCCCCCTAAAAAATAAGATGCTAACTTCAGAGGTTAACTAACCTCTGAATAAGTTTGTAAATGTGGTCTCCACTCGATCTGCATCAGAATCAACTGGGCTgtcattaaaaatgcatattcatcCAAGCCCCACTGAAAGAGAATCACAAGAGTAGAGCCTGGGTATATGCATTTGCATaaattttccatatatttcttaaaaacagcCAAGCTTAAGAACTACTAAAACTAAAATACTGACTTGCATCCATTTAATATCAAGGGgacaatctctttttttttttttcttttttttgagagacagagagagagagagggagcagggaggggcagagtgagagagggagagagaatcttaagcaggttggggaggggagcggtctgatgcagggctggatctcatgaccataGGATCGTGACctaagtcaaaaccaagagttggacacttaaccaactgaggtacaccccccccctttttaaggGGACAGTATCTTACAGTTCACAAATAGGTGTTCATTCACTGATTCAATCATTGCAAACTGTATTAGGTACCTGCACAGAGCTTAATGATTAGTGAACAGTACATGAGCCCTGCCCTCAAAAAACTTACAGTCTAGaagagatgaataaacaaatataagaCAGCGCCAAAGTAGTGTAATGTATGGACAGGGGGAAAGGAGGTTTCACTCTGACTTATATCATGGCAAACATGCACAGAAGatctatgctttattttttagggaagaaataaagaatttcagaTGCTTTGTGTGCCTTATCATCTGTAGGGCCACTAACTGATCTATGATAGCCAAGAGAAGACCACAGGGACCTCAGTGTGAACATAAATAACATATGCCACCTTTGCCTAGTGGTccattcatgtttgtttgttcgtttattATAAGTCACTATCTTGGAAGCTTGTTCAGCTAGTCTAGGAGAGGAGCTGAAGATAGGGAGAGGTTCTGGGTATGGCTATAACTAGGAGATGGAGGGAGTAATACTTGCATACAGTATAGACATATATGAACCAGGCCCATGTAAAACCAACAATTCCTGGAAACTGCTCATTGAGCTGCTCCATTCCATTCAGTGTCTTGATTCTCTAGTCTGGGGCCAACCAAATTTAGCTGCTGGACTTGACTAGCATTACTCAGTAGACTTGCTTAGTCATTGAGATAAGAGAACTCATCATTACTAGAAGCTCTACAGGTAAATTACATGGTGAATAGAGAGCAGACATTTCTCTGATCATGATGTAGGGTTTGTTACACTTAAAAAGACAGTATACTTAGCTTCAAAggaatattttcttccctttaactACTAAAAGCATAAGATTGTTCtaaatgacacatttttttttcagtaactgcatgtttctaaaaatgaaaaaaaaaacatatcacaAAAAACTAGCGGAAAAAAATAGGGTGACAAGAGCATAAAAAAATAATCCTCATCATCCAACTCCTGAAAAATCAAGGACATGCTGTACAAAAGTAGAGAAGATGATTGCAATTAAGAAACAATGCGTAATCTAAGAAAACCCACAAACCTCCCCTAAACTATGAAAGCCTGCATGTCAAACAACATTTCTGGTAGAAACCAGATGGGAGAGAAACCTGTTGCTATTCCATCAGTGTAATTTTtgtaagtgtatatatttattttgaaagagagagagagagagagagagagagagagagaaagcaggggaggggcaaagggagagtgagagcaagagaatatcaagcagactccatactatcagcacagagtccgatgtggggctcaaacccaccaaccacgagatcatcacctgaaccaaaattgaaagtcagacgctcaattgattgggccacctaggcaccccaccttcagtgtaatttttaaacaagttttaaaattcatttaaagctgccattaaataaatatttggcttAAAGTATAGGTGGATGTAACTCAGTAAATTCAGCAAGTGCACGAATATTTCTCAAAAACTAACCTCTCTCCTTATGCCTCCAAATTTTTCTCTATGCTGGTACTATGCTTGGCCAAAAGGGGCATTTTAAAAGGCATAcgttttaaaaacagattttgttttccagttttaggATATAGAACACTACTGTaatcccctattttttttatacaAGAGAAGTTGATTCATACATGTCTCTCTCATCTTTGAAAAAGGTATCTGGCATACAGCCACCTTCTCCTACCACTGCCTTCCTTAAGCCAGTGTCCAGGTCATGACTTAAAGGCAGGGAGGAGATAGGCTAGAGTAAAACTCagattcagaattattttttttctaaaataaatatcttttccctcCCAGGAAAACTCAGCAGCCAAGATTTTAGTAATCTTCAGAGGGGCCCATGACCCCTGGGAGGCACTCCAGTCCTATTCTGGGCTTCCATCATAATTTTTGGTTGAAGATCGCCTATGCACAAGCTGGCTGTTTATGACCTTCTTCCTGAAGGTGCTTAAGTAACTGGTGGCAGCCATCTGGATGTGCTCACAGATTGGGAGCAGCTGCAGAATGTCTGAATATTCAACAGGACCAACAGCTGTTAGGAAGGAGCAAGGAGTTGTTAAGGTCCTCTGGTTCCAGACACACCCTGGACTGCTTTTTCTTCCTCGTTTATGCAAAATGGGGAATGGAATATCtgccttctcccctttcctctcctcctttctgggGGCGCTGCTCCCTGTCATGGAAGGAGTCAACAACGCCAATGCCAGAAAAGTAACCTCTTCTTTCCTGTACCTCCCTATTCCCTCTTTAAATGTCTCTTTTAATTTGTGCTCTTGATATTTTTTAGAGGGGTTATAGGCTGCCAGCTATGACAAATGAAACATTTCCCCAAATGatccctttttatttatgttaggCCTTCGTAATTTATAGCAAAATGGTGGAGATGTCAGTGAGTCATCTCTCCAAAACTGGGAAATAAAGGGAATGATTCATCTAAATATTATCTATCActtgatgttatttaaaaatccacaagTAATGAATCAGAGAATACAGAATAAAGTTACCTTAAGAAAAGTTCTAGCAAGCAGCCAAACTGCACAAGGAATTGAATCCAGGAATTGactaaaatccaaattctttccACCATCAGGGCATCATGTGTTATTACTAATATACAATCAGGTTTCAAGCATGTATTTTTGATTTAGACTGAACAACTCAAATGTTGATgttataggtgtgtgtgtgtatacaaaagGCTCAGAAAGGCCAGTGCAAGGCCTGAAAATACTTAACAAACATAATGGGCTTAGTTGTTTAATACCATTTAGTTGAAAAATAAGCCTTGTTACAATTGTAGATATATGACTAAAAATGTTACTAAGAGTTTCTTGGCTTgatttcctcacttataaaatggggataattttacctatgttaaaattttttgggttatatttaatgaatataatgTGCTTGGCATTGTGCCTGACTTACAGTAGGTTCGCAGAAAATTACTAccattgttatcatttttattattgtcactACACAAATTATAATGAGTCCTTATTCAAATGAATTACTAGATATGAGCAACCTATTAATAGAGGTTAAGAGAACAGGTTCTATAGTAAGATATACTTGTGTTCAAGTTTCGGcttacttgttttgtgaccttgggcaagtaatttcTCTAGATTTCAATCTCTTAATTGGTAAAGTGGGAAAACAGCAGTGTCTCCTTTACTGGGTTATTTTCAGGACTAATTTCATATTATAACAGTAAATTAACTCAGACACTACCACAAGGCAAGTGTACACCAAATGTCAGCTATGGTCATAATTTTGTTAGTATCTGTCTTATGCTAAAATTAGAACATGTTATTTGTAGccttctttgggattttcttgaTAGATTTCAGAAGAAAATCAGAATGAAATCAAGCATACACAGCCCTGATGTATAAGAATTTCcttattaatttagaaaaaaaatctgggaagaaAATTCACTGGCTTACTAAGGTTAAAGTGAGAAGCTCTAATTTAGTGGGAAAGACATGGGCCTGGCAGTGAGGGGACCTCTGTCACAGGCCCAGGCCTTCCAACAATCAGCTGTGCGGCTTTGGCAAAGTCATTTAACATCAAAAGTCCAcaatatcctcatctgtaaaataaggcaaTTTGGACACATGATCTCTAAGGCTGAATATTCTCTGCATCTAACAACGTCTTATCATTCAGTTCTCTGAGAAGGTAATGTGGTGCTTTAAGTGGGATGAGAGTAAGGGAATAGTATGAAATATAAAGAATGGTCCTTATTGTCCTCCTGTTCCATGATAATTTTTCTCTCAGTTGATGTAAtagttggctttttaaaatttccccccGAAAAAGTCCAGATGCTATGATTTCATCAACCACAAACAAATGGGGCAGGGCTGGTGAGGTCCTGGGAAAATGAACATAATTCCTGGAAAACAAAGTTTATATCCTAACTAGTTGTCCCAAAAGGACTAGATGGACTCATACCCATTAGCACTCTGAAACCAAACAATTCATGATTGATTGTAACATTTCCATCTAGCTTAGtactatatttaaattattaacacCAGATAACTTACATTAACTTATCTTGCTCTTGGATTTTTATGTGAGGTATCAATCAACTGTGATTATTCTTTCTCTGGGTCCACAGAGAACACGTTTGGCCACTAACACGATGACTATACACCAAGCGACACTACTTTCAAATAGTCAACTATTTTGCAGCCAAAAATCAATCTAAAGATTATAAGCTAAATCAACCATTCCCTTCTATTTTTGGCAGTAACTCAAAAGTGCAATTTCTCTCACAGTTTAGGACATGAGCATCCTTTCATAAATAATTATCAACATGTAAAAACTTCTGAGTGGTTGAACACATGGACTTTTAAGTGGTGTCGCACTTATAGATCCATTTTCCTTAGGTGGTTTAACTCATTTTTCCTGAATGTTATTATAGTTTAAAGTATAGGAAATGTCTGGTGGAGACAAAAACAGAATGTGTTAACGTTACAACCCAGAAAATCAGGAACTAAAGACATACCGTGAAAGTTATACCATTTAATGCAGTAAGTACTAACCAGCAAGAGAAAAATTCTATATTATATAACTCAGGAAGGGACCACTTGAGCCAAACAGTTTATTTAGCATGAATTTTTATTATAgtgatggtttaaaaatatttaatgataaatgtGGTTCATGCATCAACCAACACCCAGAGGGTAGGCCTGGGGGTAGCACTCAAGAGGTTAAGGTGTCTATTTATTAACTTGAATTAAACATTTCAATATCATAACAATCAATATAAACACATCAATCATGTACTTGGTGAATATCAGAACTGGCTCTAAATTTGAGAAACTTTCAGAGATAAGAACATTCAAGGATTAATAATTACACTTTATAGAAATAAAGGCCCAATACTATACAATTCCCAATAATGCTCAATCAGTCTCTTTACTTGGTGTGTCTTCACAGTCTGATAACTCTCTTCTTGATGCCTACACTCAAGGCATCATCACATGCTAGAAACTCATGCTGACCCCTTCCTCTATGCTCACTTTCCACCTCCACCCCAAATTGGGCTAAATGTCTGCCTCTAAAGcaccaatatattttcttttttttttaattttttttttcaacgtttatttatttttgggacagagagagacagaacatgaatgggggaggtgcagagagagagggagacacagaatcggaaacaggctccaggctccgagccatcagcccagagcccgacgtggggctcgaactcacggaccgcgagatcgtgacctggctgaagtcagacgcttaaccgactgcgccacccaggcgccccagcaccaaTATATTTTCTATCACAATACCTGCAATTAAACCaaattgaaagtattttctttcctgcctgccCCTCTTCCTCAGTTTTAAGTTTAGGTAGTACAAACAATTCTCCACTAGACATAAGCAGAAAGTTTATCTGTCATGGTCCACTCTTTGTCCCTGGAACAAAGTAAacccccaataaatatttgcagaaggaATAAATCAcctagaattctttttaaagttcaaattccCAGGATCCATCCCTAAAGATTCTGATGCATTTTTAGCAAGCATCCCAAGTGGTTCTGATGTAAATAACCCAAGAATCTTTTTATTCCCAGAATCTAAATCTATTTAGcacttcattaatttttcagccatttgtattaatttgctagggctgTTGTAACAAGGCTGCACTACCTGGGTGGCTTTTaagtaacagaaatttattgtctttcaataaatttggaggctagaagtctgaaatgaatGTTAGCAGGGTTAGTTCCTTCTGAAGGCTATAAGTAAAGAATCTATCCAAGAGTTCTGTCCTTGGCTTATGGATGACTGTCTTTATGTTTACGTggcattttccctttattcttatCTTTGTCCAAATTGCtgttttataaggacaccaatcacaTTGGATTAGAGGCCCACTCACAATGACCCTATTgtcaaataaagtcacattctgaggtattaggatttcaacatatgaatttggaggggggagggtacACAATTCAACTCACAACACTAGTTTATTTTGCAATGCTTTGATCTTCTCTCACAAGGAACATGTTACAACATACTGAATATGACAAATTTTGCTATGTCACTTTTAGGTAAAATGTGATGTtgaaattacacatatattagatTTACACAAGAATTATCTTTTTTACAAGTTAGGTTAGTTAAGATTTTGCTAATTTGTGTTCTGAAGGCACATAAGAATATGCCAactaaagtactttttaaaaaatccttttgtaaAGTTTAGAATCTGTTAATAATTATTCATTGAATGTACTGATCTTAAAATCTCAATTCAGATTTTCTTCAAGCAGGCCATTTTTAGAAttagatatatataattattctATGGTATAGACAAATTTTAAACAGATATGAGGAAAATTTTGGACTTACTCACTGAGAAAAGTGTTTCTGaacttaaaacacaaaatgcAGACTACATGCAAACCCACGAGAACtacagaacaaaagagaaattttatagGAAAGTACCATTTTATGTCCCAAAGATTAAACTTCAAAACTAAagactcaaaaacaaataaataaaaccctaaacCTTCTATTTGAGATGACAGTGAGGTCTACATTCCAAATTAATCCAACCAATATCTAGTGAGAGTTTACAATGTGCCAAAGCTTTGACTTACATAGTAAGGCATAGACTCTGCCTTCCAAAAGCTACTGGTCAAGTTAGAGA includes:
- the GIMD1 gene encoding GTPase IMAP family member GIMD1 — translated: MTDSNKMIINLALFGMTQSGKSSAGNILLGSTDFHSSFSPCSVTKDCCLGRSCHLCGFMRRGGQEITLQIQVLDTPGYPHSRLTKKHVKQEVKEALAHHFGQEGLHLALLVQRADMPLCGQEVSDLVQMIQELLGHAWKNYTAILFTHAEKIEEAGFSEDTYLHEASDTLLTLLNSVQRRYIFQYKKGNSLNEQRIKILERIMEFIKENCYQVLTFK